The Roseivivax sp. THAF197b genome contains the following window.
ATGGATAATACCTTTGTTCATGAGGATCTCAACGCGGTGATCCGCCAGCATTCGGAATGGCTGGCCAACCAGTTGCATTCGCAACGTGAGAGCTTGTTTCCACCCGATGCCGAGAAGACCATGCGCAAATTCACCTCTGGTGAGGCTGCGGCGCTGCTCGGCGTCAACGACTCCTACCTTCGCAAACTCAACCTAGATGGCAAAGGGCCTTCTCCCGAGCTGACCGCCGGCAACCGTCGTCTTTACTCGGCGCAGGATATCCAGGCGCTGCGTGTGCTCCTTGAAAAAACCGCTCGAAAGCCGGGCGATTACGTTCCCGGACGACGAGAAGGTGATCATCTTCAGGTCATCGGCGTGATGAATTTCAAGGGCGGCTCCGGAAAAACAACAACCTCTGCCCATCTCGCCCAACGGCTTGCCCTGCGCGGATATCGTGTGCTGGGCATTGATCTTGACCCACAAGCTTCTTTCACCGCGCTGCACGGCGTTCAGCCGGAATTGGACCTCGAAAATGGCGGAACGCTCTACGATGCGATCCGCTATGAAGACCCGGAGCCAATCCGGCAAGTCATTCGCAAGACCTATATCCCCAATCTCGACCTCATCCCCGGTAATCTCGAACTGATGGAGTTTGAGCACGATACCCCTCGTGCCTTGGCGCAGGGCAATGCCGGGTTGTTCTTCTTCCGCGTGAAGGAAGCGCTGGCTCAGGTGGATGAGGACTACGACGTCGTTGTCATCGACTGCCCACCGCAGCTGGGGTTCCTGACGATGTCCGCACTTTCCGCGGCGACCGGTGTATTGGTGACGATTCACCCCGAAATGCTCGATGTGATGTCCATGTCGCAATTCCTGCGCATGACCGCCGACCTTATGGACGTGATCGCGGAAAGCGGCGCCGACATGTCTCATGACTGGATGCGCTACGTATTGACCCGCTACGAGCCGCAGGACGCACCGCAGAACCGGATCGTGGCATTCCTGCGAACGATGTACGGGGAAGCCGTTCTGAATTCGCCTATGTTGAAGTCCACTGCAATCTCCGATGCTGGCCTGACCAAGCAGACGCTCTACGAAGTGGAACGCAGTGCGTTCACCCGTTCCACCTATGACCGCGCGATCGAGAGCCTGAACACGCTGAATGACGAGATCGCCGAGCTGATCCAGAAAACCTGGGGGCGCACATGACCAGCGGCAAGAAGAAGCGCATGTCCATGCTGGACAGTCTCGCGGCAGCCGGGGCGCCCTCCCCTGCCCCGCAGGCTAATGCAGTGACACCGATGATGACCTCGAACCGCGCCCTTCGCTCCGCCCGCGACGCGGTAGATGCCCATCACGTCTGGGAACTGGACCCGGCGAGCATCGAGGACGGGCGCATGGCTGACAGGCTCGACCCGGCCGATGTGCTGGACCTGCGCGATGCGATCGAGGCGAACGGTCAGACCGTCCCGATCCTCGTGCGCCGTGCGCCAGGCGATGCCGACCGATACCTCCTAGTCTATGGGCGCAGGCGGCTGGAGGCGATCCGTCAGTCAGACAAGGTCACCAAGGTACGTGCGCTGGTCGCCAACCTGGACGACGACAGCGCCCTACGTGCCCAGATTTCCGAGAACATGGCTCGGCGTGATTTGTCCTTTATTGAAAAGGCCCTGTTCGCGCAGGAACTTGTGTCTTCCGGCTTTGGAAATCAATCTCAGGTTGCAGAAATTCTTACCGTCACGAAGTCTTCCATATCCATGGCGATCGCGATCGTGGATATGGTCGGGCCGGATCTGGTGCGCGCCATCGGTGCCGCGCATGGCATTGGCCGGCCCCGGTGGGAATCCCTTGGTCGGGCCATCGACGAGAATGGTCTGGACCGGGAGGACCTGATCCGGATCGCGAAAGAAGCACACGTTAGGGCCGGGGGCTCCGTGGTTGTGGATAACGCCAGACCCGCCGATGACCCGTCCGTCGAGGCGTTCGAAGCGGTGACCAAGCTCGTGACGAAGGCGGTCAAGCCAGCCAAGCCCCCCTCCCCTGCCCGGCCCTCCAGCGTTCCGTTGAAGATCGGTGGCAAGCGTGGCGGCACGGTGAAACGCACCACCAAGGGCCTTTCGGTCGAGTTGGTCGGCGGAGATTTCGCCGATTGGTTTGAGACGCAAGTACATGACATGATTGAAGAACTTCACGAGCGTTGGAAGCAGCGTTCGGAAGACTGAGGAAGAGCAGAAACCAACGAAGGAGGCACGAAAAGGCAAAAGAAAAGGTCCCGCAAAGCGACCACTCCACGAGACCCTAACTTGTTTCTAGCACCTTCAAGGTAGTGTCCGGAGCCGTTTTCCGCAAGTCCAAAGTGATTCGCGGACCTGGATATTTTTGTCTTCGTGAATGATAAAATGGACTACACGCCTGTAACGCCGTTCCGGCGAACGATAGATGCTGCCATCCTGAAACATCAGGCAGCGATCCAGGAAGACCTGCCCCCGACCGGCGCTAACAAGTGGGAGGTCTTGAGGGAGCTCGCTGCCGCTCGAGTCGCGTTCGGCTTGTCCGATCGGGATCTGACAGTGCTTCAGGCACTGGTCAGTTTTCACCAAGCGACGATCCTCGGAGGGAATGACAGCGAGTTGATCGTACATCCGTCCAACAAGGCGATTTGCGAGCGCTTGAACGGCATGCCCTGCTCCACAATGCGGCGGCACCTCTCCAACCTCGTACAGACCGGTTTTGTCGTCCGCCGCGACAGCCCCAACGGCAAGCGCTATGCGCGCCGCTATGGGGACGAAAAGGTTGCGTTCGGGTTCGATCTCTCGCCGCTCGTGTTGCGCTTTCAGGAGGTCTGCGAGGCCGCCGAAGCCGTTCGGGCTGCAGAGGAACGTTACAAGCGCCTTCGCGCCACCGTAAGCCTAATGCGGCGCGACTTGGCAGGTCTGGCAGAGTACGGCAGCTCGCTGCGCCCGGATTTGGGCCTTTGGGATCAATTCTCCGACCTTGCCGTCCTGACGGCCCGAGATCTTCGTAGAAAGCTCGAGATAGCGGATCTCAAGCAGATCGAAAAAGCTTTGAGTGCGGCTTTGGACCAGGCGCGAGACCTTCTTGGGGATGGCAATACAGAAAATATGAGCACCAATGATGCTGTTTCTGAGCAGCACTATCAGAATTCAAATAAAGACCTTTATGATCTTGAACCTCGCTTAGAAAAAGCGCGGGATCCGGGCAATGCGCTTGAACGAGCAGACGCTGGAGTACGTGTAGATCGTCGTGAGGATGAAGGAGACCCCCCCCAAGAACCTGAAGACCAACTCATGCCGAATATCCCTCTTGGACTTGTTCTCGCATCTTGCCAGGAATTCAAATCATATGTTGAACAGCCTGTGCGCCATTGGCACGACTTGGTCAGGGTCGCTGATATCGTCAGGCCCATGATGGGAATCTCTCCGTCCGCTTGGGATGAGGCCAAACGCTACATGGGTCCCGAAGAAGCGTCTGTCGTCGTTGTTGCGATGCTTGAACGGTTCGGGGATATCCGATCCCCGGGTGGGTATTTGAGATCCTTGTCAGCCAAGGCGGCTATCGGGGAATTCTCTTGCGGGCCGATGATCATGGCGCTGATGCGTCGGGATGCTGCATGAGGAGTTCACAGTTGTGAACCGGGCTGATGTTTCTTCCTTGTCCGCCAAGTTCACAGCTGTGAACTTTCTCCCTGCATGGCCAGAGTCCGAACAGCTGGCGATCCAGCCGATAGCAGTATGTCTTCCTTACCCGTCACTCAGGCAGGTCACCATCGCCAAACAGGTTAGGGAAAAGACGTTCCCGGTAGTCCAATGGGAAAGCCAACCGCACCGGCGTCTTCGGAGACGCAGAGGTCAGGTATCCGGCGGCGGTGAGTTGGCGGAGCGTATTGCGTGCCGTGCGCTCGGAAGTCTTGAGCACGACCTGGGCATCGCCCCGATCCAAAGCACCATGCCGAAGAACGGCCGAAATCAATTCGGGTGCGCGTTTGTCATCGATGGTATCCGCAACAAGACGACGATAGCGCTGGTCCAGTCCGCCGAGGTCGAACAGCTTTGCAGAGAACGTGATCTGGTCGAGCGTCACTTTCAGGAACCATTCGCTGAACGTTTTCAATGCCGCCTCTGAAAGATTGCCGCGCCCGTCCCGATCTCCTCTTCGGGGACTATCCGCGAGATCCATCATCCGTTTGTACTCGCCCCGATCCGTCAGCCCGCGGGCCAGCCCACGCGATACGGACCAGAGCCCTTGGCCGCCGATCCCGGCAGTGAGGGCCATAGCATGAGACATCAGCCTGCTGACGCGCCCGTTGCCGTCCGGGAAAGGGTGGATGTAGTTCAGCCGGTGATGTGCCGACGCGATCGCGATGATCCGTCCGCTCGAAGACCGCGCTGCAATTTGAAACCGTTTGTCAAAATGATCCATGAACGCCGCAACGCGCGACGATGAAGGAGGTAGGTGGCGCCCGACCGCAACTTCCCGATCGTCATCTTGGCGCATGCGTCCCGGAACGATGGGCTCTTGTGTGCCGTCGGGATGTTCGATGACCCGAAACTCGTCAGGCATCTCGTCGTAGAAGCTCTTATGGACCCAAGTCAGGAATTCGACAGATGTGGGGCGGGGCAGGGTGCCCTTGCGATGCATCTCGTCGATGGCCCGTTGAACGATGACGTGCGCCCGAGCCTCAAGGGCGAGGGGACGGGTTTCCTCTTCAAGCTCGGCGCCAGCCAGCGCCCTTTCGATGTCGCGGGGGCGTGTGTTGTGTCCTTCGATCAGGTTGGAGTAGTAGCAGTTCATCACGCGGACGAGATCGGCAAGCTCGGCTGCGCTGTCAGGATGCAACCCTTGTCCCAGCTTGGTGGCTTCCCTCTGGATGTCGACCGAAAGGTCTGCCAATTCTGTAGGAATATGCTCCTCGAAGAAGCAGGGTTCGATTCTGGCGGGTGTTTCCAGCATTTTTGCCGATCTTCTATGTTTGCAAAGCAATTGAAAAATATACACATTTTGGGTTTAGAGGCAAGGTTTTGCCGATATGCGTTGCCGATCTTGCCTGCCGATCTGAATTTGCTGTTCCAAATCAAGGGTTTCTGGACACGGCCCGGTATTGAGCCGTTTGGTGAGCACCCGTTGGCTATTGAAAAGGACAGGGTCCGTACCCGGGAAAAGTGAAAGTGTCCTTCGGGTTTTGTGACTGACGGATGAGGGCCTTTGGGGTCCCTCAGATGGGTCCGGGCCGGGTTCCGGTCTGTTTTTCCGGATGAAGGGCATTCCCATGCAAACAGGTGTCTTGCGCGTGTTGCGCGCGACCGCTGCCTCTTGGTGGCGGCATAGAGAGCTGCGCCGAGCCGGTCAGACAGGGCTGGCACGGAAGCTCGAGCGGAAAGCCGTTCTCCGCGATCTCGGCTATCTCAGGCAGGCGGCGTCATTGCCAAACGCGCATGTGATCTGCGGGGAGGGTGGGACATTCCTCCATCTCGGTTGGACCACCGTGTCGACCTTCGCGCCGATCGAGCGCTTTCCCTTGGCCGCTCTAGCGGTCGCACGAGGCACGCCGTTCATCGATATCCGACCCGTCACCGATGGCATCGCCTTCGCGAACCTGCCTCGTGTGACACGAGACGGATCGGTCGACCCTGACCCTTGCGGTCCTGGCCGGGCTGTCTCGCTGACCACCTACATCGACATGGTCGAAAAGCTCGGCGCGCGGATCACCAACAATCCACGGCCCCGTCAGTCAGCCTGATCACCATTCCCTCTCACCAACACTCGAAAGGAGGCCAGCCATGGCCCGATCCCGCACGCCCAAATTTGATGCCTCCGAGGTCATCACGAACGAAATCATCCGCATCATCGAACGCGGCGTGCTGCCGTGGCGCAAGCCCTGGACCGCAGGTGGCAGCTCTCGCCCCCTGCGCGTGGGCGGTGAGCCCTACCAAGGGGTCAACAACTTCCTGCTGACCATGCGCACCGTCATGGCGGGCCATAGCTCGCCCTTCTGGATGACGCTGCCGCAGGCCAATGCGTTGGACGCGAAGGTGCGCAAGGGCGAGAAGTCCTCTGTCGTCGTCTATTACGGCCAAAGCCGGAAAGACGCCGGCGGCGAGGATGACCACGGGGAGAGGGATGATCGCTCTGAGGAGGCCCGCATCTTCCGCTTCCAGAAATCCTACCGCGTCTTCAATGCCTGCCAGATCGAGGGCTTGCCCGACAGCTTCTACCCTGACCCGGAGCCCGTGCCCGAGCATCCGGCGTCCGAGCCCATCCCGCACATGC
Protein-coding sequences here:
- the repA gene encoding plasmid partitioning protein RepA, producing MDNTFVHEDLNAVIRQHSEWLANQLHSQRESLFPPDAEKTMRKFTSGEAAALLGVNDSYLRKLNLDGKGPSPELTAGNRRLYSAQDIQALRVLLEKTARKPGDYVPGRREGDHLQVIGVMNFKGGSGKTTTSAHLAQRLALRGYRVLGIDLDPQASFTALHGVQPELDLENGGTLYDAIRYEDPEPIRQVIRKTYIPNLDLIPGNLELMEFEHDTPRALAQGNAGLFFFRVKEALAQVDEDYDVVVIDCPPQLGFLTMSALSAATGVLVTIHPEMLDVMSMSQFLRMTADLMDVIAESGADMSHDWMRYVLTRYEPQDAPQNRIVAFLRTMYGEAVLNSPMLKSTAISDAGLTKQTLYEVERSAFTRSTYDRAIESLNTLNDEIAELIQKTWGRT
- the repB gene encoding plasmid partitioning protein RepB — protein: MTSGKKKRMSMLDSLAAAGAPSPAPQANAVTPMMTSNRALRSARDAVDAHHVWELDPASIEDGRMADRLDPADVLDLRDAIEANGQTVPILVRRAPGDADRYLLVYGRRRLEAIRQSDKVTKVRALVANLDDDSALRAQISENMARRDLSFIEKALFAQELVSSGFGNQSQVAEILTVTKSSISMAIAIVDMVGPDLVRAIGAAHGIGRPRWESLGRAIDENGLDREDLIRIAKEAHVRAGGSVVVDNARPADDPSVEAFEAVTKLVTKAVKPAKPPSPARPSSVPLKIGGKRGGTVKRTTKGLSVELVGGDFADWFETQVHDMIEELHERWKQRSED
- the repC gene encoding plasmid replication protein RepC, producing MDYTPVTPFRRTIDAAILKHQAAIQEDLPPTGANKWEVLRELAAARVAFGLSDRDLTVLQALVSFHQATILGGNDSELIVHPSNKAICERLNGMPCSTMRRHLSNLVQTGFVVRRDSPNGKRYARRYGDEKVAFGFDLSPLVLRFQEVCEAAEAVRAAEERYKRLRATVSLMRRDLAGLAEYGSSLRPDLGLWDQFSDLAVLTARDLRRKLEIADLKQIEKALSAALDQARDLLGDGNTENMSTNDAVSEQHYQNSNKDLYDLEPRLEKARDPGNALERADAGVRVDRREDEGDPPQEPEDQLMPNIPLGLVLASCQEFKSYVEQPVRHWHDLVRVADIVRPMMGISPSAWDEAKRYMGPEEASVVVVAMLERFGDIRSPGGYLRSLSAKAAIGEFSCGPMIMALMRRDAA
- a CDS encoding Fic family protein: MLETPARIEPCFFEEHIPTELADLSVDIQREATKLGQGLHPDSAAELADLVRVMNCYYSNLIEGHNTRPRDIERALAGAELEEETRPLALEARAHVIVQRAIDEMHRKGTLPRPTSVEFLTWVHKSFYDEMPDEFRVIEHPDGTQEPIVPGRMRQDDDREVAVGRHLPPSSSRVAAFMDHFDKRFQIAARSSSGRIIAIASAHHRLNYIHPFPDGNGRVSRLMSHAMALTAGIGGQGLWSVSRGLARGLTDRGEYKRMMDLADSPRRGDRDGRGNLSEAALKTFSEWFLKVTLDQITFSAKLFDLGGLDQRYRRLVADTIDDKRAPELISAVLRHGALDRGDAQVVLKTSERTARNTLRQLTAAGYLTSASPKTPVRLAFPLDYRERLFPNLFGDGDLPE
- a CDS encoding ArdC family protein is translated as MARSRTPKFDASEVITNEIIRIIERGVLPWRKPWTAGGSSRPLRVGGEPYQGVNNFLLTMRTVMAGHSSPFWMTLPQANALDAKVRKGEKSSVVVYYGQSRKDAGGEDDHGERDDRSEEARIFRFQKSYRVFNACQIEGLPDSFYPDPEPVPEHPASEPIPHMQAFFDAIDITTVFTGTEAYYLPPVDKVYMPSITRFHDPRNFYGVWAHELAHATKAPHRLNRDFGLSKFGNTSYAREEIVAELASVFLGQTLGFTAHTLEMNAAYLHNWLRVLRSDKGAIFKHTADAQRACDYLIARSEAGRAGQSAEAA